Proteins found in one Pseudomonas marvdashtae genomic segment:
- a CDS encoding VOC family protein yields the protein MNNKNRICLWYDGTAQEAAEFYARTFPDSAVDAIHHAPGDYPAGQQGDVITVDFTVIGIPCIGLNGGAMFKHNEAFSFQVATDDQAETDRLWNAIIDNGGQASACGWCKDKWGVSWQISPRVLVDAVTSTDKAAAKRAFEAMMTMTKIDIAAIQAAVKG from the coding sequence ATGAACAATAAGAACAGGATCTGTCTCTGGTACGACGGCACTGCGCAGGAAGCGGCGGAGTTCTATGCAAGGACGTTTCCCGACAGCGCAGTGGACGCCATCCATCATGCGCCGGGCGATTACCCTGCCGGCCAGCAGGGCGATGTGATCACCGTGGACTTCACGGTGATCGGCATCCCTTGTATCGGGCTCAACGGCGGCGCGATGTTCAAGCACAACGAGGCTTTTTCGTTCCAGGTCGCCACCGATGACCAGGCCGAAACGGACCGCTTGTGGAACGCGATCATCGACAACGGCGGCCAGGCCAGCGCCTGCGGCTGGTGCAAGGACAAATGGGGCGTGTCGTGGCAGATCAGTCCCCGCGTGCTGGTCGATGCCGTCACCAGCACCGACAAGGCTGCCGCCAAGCGTGCCTTCGAAGCCATGATGACGATGACCAAGATCGACATCGCGGCGATCCAGGCAGCGGTGAAAGGTTGA